The genome window GTGGAGCTGGGGGGCAATGAAGGCGATGTGGTCCGGGCGTACCAGTACCTTCGGCAGCAAAATGTGTCAGTGAAGGAGATTTTGTAGATGGAAGTCAGCTCTGATCAAATGCTGCAAGCTGTTTACCAGACTTTGTACATGGTGGGAGTCTCCCTGATCTTCGCCACGATCATTGGTTTGCCGCTGGGGATCTTGCTGGTCGTCACGCGCAAAGGCCATATCTTGGAGAACCAGGCCATCTTTTCCGTATTGAATCCCATCATCAATGTTTTTCGTTCCGTCCCATTCATCATTTTACTGGTGGCGATCATACCGTTAACGCGTCTGATCGTGGGGACATCCATCGGCACCACCGCTGCGATCGTGCCGCTCGTCATCTACACGGGTCCATACATCGCCCGTCTGGTAGAGAACTCGCTGCTGGAAGTGAATGCTGGCATCATCGAGGCCGCAGAGTCGATGGGGGCGACGCCCGTGCAGATCATCTTCCGCTTTTTGATTCCGGAAACGCTCGGCTCCCTCGTGCTCTCGATCACGACCGCCACGATCGGTCTGATCGGCGCGACTGCGATGGCTGGGGCAGTCGGCGGTGGCGGAATCGGGGACCTGGCGATCACGTACGGCTATCAACGCTTCAGTACGATTACCATCGTCGCGACGGTCATCGTACTGATCGTGTTCGTGCAGGGCATCCAGTCGCTGGGCAACAGGCTGGCGCGAAAAATCCGCAGAAAATAACGCTGAAATCCCCAAGGATAATAGACAGGAGAGACATCCATGAAGAAATTTGCCATTTTTCTATCACTGTTCCTCTTCGCGAGCCTGGCTGCTGGCTGCGCGAAAACAGAGGATTCCAAAGCGCTGAAAGTCGGCATCCGCGGCTCTGAAAGCAGGACGTGGGAATTCGTAAAGGAACAGGCGCAAAAGCAGGGGCTGAATATCGAGCTGGTTCAGTTTAATGCCAATGTGAATCCAAATACGGTGCTGCTCGAAGGCGACATTGATGCCAATGCGTTCCAGCACGTCGCTTTCCTCGATCAATTCAATCAGAAGAACAACTCGGACATCGTGCCGGTGGGCTCGACGATCATCGCACCGCTGGGGATTTACTCGGATAAGTTCAAGAAAATCGAAGAAATACCGGATCACGCCAAAATCGCGGTTCCCAATGACGATTCCAACTGGGGACGCTCCCTGGTGCTCCTGCAGGAAGCGGGTCTGATCAAGGTCGTCGACAATTTCGACGGCTTTGGCGGGGCGGATAAAATCAAGGAGAACCCGAAAAATCTCGAAATCGTTCCCGTGGATGGCGCGACCACACCGCGTGTGATGAAGGACGTGGCTGCTTCCATCATCAATAACGGAGTTGCAGTCGAAGCCGGATTCTTTTTGAAGGACTCCATTTTCCATGAAAGCCAGACAGCGAAGCCGTATATCAACGTCATCGCGACCACCAAGCAAAACGAGAACAAGGAAGACCTGAAGAAGCTGGTCCAAGTCTATCAATCGAAGGAAGTCTCAGACTTTATCACCAAGACCTATCAAGGCAATTACATTCCAACGCAAGTGACGGTAGAGGAGCTAAAGAACTTCAAGAGCGCGTATGCGAGCAAGTAACGATGGGGGGCAAACCCAAGGAGGAAATTTGATGGCGCAAAAGAGACAAATCCATTTTTCCGCCTATCTGGTGGGCACGGGAATCCACGTCGCATCCTGGCGTCTGCCCAGCGCGCAGCGAAATGCCAGCATCGACCTGGAGTTTTACAAAAAGATGGCGCAGACGGCCGAACGGGGAAAGTTTGACATTGCCTTCATCGCTGACAGTCTGGCCGTCAATGAAGACTCCCACCCGAATATTTTGAATCGCTTTGAGCCGACGACCTTGCTGGCTGCACTGGCAGGTGCGACCTCCAAGATCGGGCTCGTGGCGACAGCTTCCACGACCTATCATGAGCCTTACAATTTGGCAAGGCTCTTTGCTTCCGTCGACCACATCAGCAATGGCCGCGCCGGCTGGAATATGGTCACGACTGGCGACGCTACGGGCGAGACGGGTCGCAACTTCAGCCGTCAGTCCCACGTGGAGCACGACGAACGCTACAAGCAGGCCGAAGAGTTCATCGATGTCGTGCAGGGCTTGTGGGACTCCTGGGAGGATGATGCTTTCGTCCAGGATAAGGAATCCGGCGTGTATTTCGATCCGCAAAAACTGCATCGGCTGCATTACAAAGGCCAGTACTACTCGGTGCAAGGCCCTCTCAATATCGGCCGGTCGAGACAGGGTCAGCCCGTCATCGTCCAGGCGGGAGCATCCGAGCCGGGGCAGCGGCTGGCGGCGAGAACGGCAGAAGTCGTCTTCTCGCACGTCAAGGATTTCGAGAAAGCAAAGGCGTTCTACAAAAGCTTGAAAGGAAAGCTGGCAGACTTTGGGCGCACGCCAGACCAGCTGCATATTTTGCAAGGCATTTCCCCGATCGTGGCGGATTCAAAGGAAGAAGCGGAAGCGATCAATCGCCAGCTGCATGACCTGCTGCTGCCGGAGCAAGGCTTGCGGTTCCTGTCCGGCTATCTGGGCAAAGTCGATTTCAGCAAATATACGCTGGACACTCCTGCCGCGGAGGTGGAATTTCCTCCCGACAACGGCATCCAGAGCCACTTTGAACGGATGACGGAGCTGATTCAAAAAGAAAACCCGACCTTGCGCGAGCTGTACGCCCTGCTCGAGGGGGGCGTGAACCGGGAGCTCGTGGGTACGCCAGAGCAGATAGCGGATGTCCTGGAGAAATGGTTTACCGAAGGAGCTGCTGACGGATTTATGTTTGTCGCACCGATTCTTCCGCAAGGGCTGGAGGATTTTGTAGATAAGGTGGTTCCCATTTTGCAGGAGCGGGGCCTGTATCGCCTCGATTATGAAGGCGACACGCTGCGCGATCATCTGGGACTGCGCAAGCCGGTCAATCGCTTTGCTGCAAACAGCCAGGTATTGACCAATGTAGAAGCATGAATACGAGGGCGAAGGAAGGAGAGAGCGACGAATGGGCAACCCGGCATTAGAAGGACTCGCGGCGCAACTTACCCCGCAACTGATCCACATTCGCCGGCATCTGCATCAGTACCCGGAGATCGCCTACGAAGAGGTTCAGACCACTCGTGCCATTCGGGGGTGGCTGGAAGAAGCGGGGATTCGCATCCTCGGCGTTCCACTGCAAACAGGGGTAGTGGCCGAGGTGAGCGGCAGGGAAGATGGCCCCACCATCGCCTTGCGAGCGGATATTGACGCGCTGCCGATTCAGGAAGAGACGGGCCTGCCGTACGCGTCCCGAATTGCCGGAAAGATGCATGCCTGCGGCCATGACTTTCATACAGCGGCAGTTCTTGGTGCTGCTTACCTGCTGAAGTCCCAGGAGGAGCGGCTAAAAGGCACGGTGCGATTTATTTTCCAGCCAGCAGAGGAAAAGGGAACGGGTGCGAGGCAGATCGTGGAGAGCGGTGCGCTGCGAGACGTGCAGGCCATTTTCGGGCTGCACAATAAGCCCGATCTTCCGGTAGGAACGGTTGGCATCCGAGCTGGGGCGCTCATGGCTGCGGTAGATGGCTTTGATATCGAGGTCGAAGGAGTGGGCACACATGCGGCCATACCGGAAGCTGGGATCGATCCGATCGTGGCAGCGGCTCAGATTGTCACCTCCCTGCAGACAATCGTCAGCCGCAACATCAGCCCGCTGCACAATGCCGTCGTAAGCGTGACCAGCATTCACGGGGGAACGGCCTGGAACGTGCTTCCGGACAAAGTCGTACTGGGCGGCACGGTGCGCACCTTCCAGGAAGAGGTGCGAGCCAGCATACCGGGACACTTTCGGCGAATTATCGAAGGCGTCACCGCAGCGTATGGCGCCAAAATCAGCCTGCGGTGGTTCGAGGGTCCGCCACCTGTGAACAATGACGAAGCGTTGACGCAGCTCTCGATTGCCGCTGCAGGCAAGGCAGGCCTGCAGGTCGTCACACCGATGCCATCCCCTGCCGGAGAAGATTTCGCCTACTACCAAAAGAGCATTCCCGGATCATTTGTCTTTATCGGCACTTCCGGCATCAGGGAATGGCATCATCCCGGCTTTACCTTGGACGATTCCGCGTTGCGGCAGAGCGCGTTGTATTTGGCGGAAGCGGCGATCGCTGCATCGGAGAAGGGGTGAGCGGATGGTTGGCATTCACAAGCTGAACAAAACGTACAAGTCGGCAAAGGGCGTCATCACTGTTTTGCAGGACATCGATCTGCACATCGAAAAGGGAGACATTTTCGGCATTATCGGCTTTAGCGGGGCTGGGAAATCCACACTGATCCGCTGCCTCAACAGACTGGAGGAGCCGGACTCGGGCAGAATCGAGATCGGGGGAAAAGTGGTGACGAATCTGAGCGAGAAGGAGCTGCGGCAGGCCCGCCAAAAGATCGGGATGATTTTTCAGCAGTTCAACCTGCTCGACGCCAAGACGGTTTTTCAAAACGTGGCCTTTCCCTTGGAGGTGGCGGGGCTTCCCAAACGCTACATTCAGCAGCGGGTACGAGAGATACTCGATCTCGTCCAGCTGGGCGACAAGGCAAATGTCTATCCGTTTCAGCTGAGCGGCGGACAAAAACAGCGGGTGGGCATCGCCCGGGCATTGGTGAACGAGCCGGAACTTTTGCTCAGCGATGAGGCGACCTCCGCGCTTGATCCGCAGACGACGTACTCCATCCTGGAGCTTCTCAAGGATATCAACCGCCAGCTGAACCTGACGATCGTGCTGATCACCCATGAGCTGGACGTGCTGCAGCACATTTGCAACAACATGGCCGTTCTGGAAAAAGGGAGAATCGTCGAGACCGGTGCCGTGGAAAAGTTTTTCCTGCGGCCGGAGAGCGATACGGCGAGACGCTTTGTCAGCATTATCGATCATTACCGGGATAGGCGGAATGTGATGGAAGGAGTGGGGGCGGGCATATGAGAGACGATCTGCTCGAGCTGCTCTGGGAGGGACTGCTGGAGACGCTCTACATGGTGTTCTGGTCGTCGCTGTTTGCCCTGGCGATCGGAATCATTCTCGGGGTCACGCTCGTGGTCACGGAAAAGGGCGGCATCCTGGAGGCTCCCAGGCTGAACAAGGCGATCGGAACAGTCATCAATGGCGTCCGATCTCTACCGTTAATTATTTTGATCGTCCTGCTGCTGCCGCTGTCACGGCTGATCGTAGGGACTTCATTGGGACCGACTGCGGCCATTGTGTCCCTTTCGATTGGCGCAGCCCCCTTTCTCGGGCGCATCATCGAAAACTCGCTCAAGGAAGTGAGCGCGGGGAAAATCGAAGCGGCAAAAGCAGTAGGAGCGACTCCGGCTACCATCATTTTTCGCGTGCTGATTCCCGAAGCGTTGCCAGCGCTCGTCCGCGGGATCACGATCGGGATCATCGGCATCACGGAATTCACGGCAGTAGCAGGTGCGATCGGTGCGGGAGGTCTCGGCAGCCTGGCGATCCGCTTCGGCTACCAGCGCTTCCGGGAGGATGTCCTGATCGCGACCGTCATTTTGATCATCCTGCTCGTTCAGGTCATTCAATGGACGGGGGATTCCATCGCCAAATCAATCAACAAAAAACGGTACAAGTTTGAGTGAAAAGAGAGAACAAAGATAGAAAAAGAAGAGAAACCAATTGAGGGAGTGGCGTGCATGAGCAAGAAAGGCTTGGGTGTTTTATTCTCCGTACTCGTGGGGGTAAGTGTGCTGGTGGCTGGGTGCGGCTCTGGTAATCAGGCTGCGCAGACCAATCAAGCTGCGCAGACCAATCAAGCTGCGCAGACCAATCAAGCGTCAGCAGCAGAACCCAAAAAAGAGGTCACATTGAAAATCGGAGCGGCTCCCGTGCCGCATGCGGAAATCCTGGAGTTTATCAAACCGAAGCTCAAGGAACAGGGAATCAATCTGGAGGTCGTCATCCTCGACGACGAGGGGCAGCTCAATCCGGCGCTGAAGGATAATCAGATCGACGCGAACTTCTTCCAGCACGTCCCTTACCTCGATTCCGTCAAAACTGAAAAAGGCTTCGATTTTGCTGTCGCTGCCAAGGTTCACGTAGAGCCAATCGGTTTTTACTCGGACAAATGGAAGTCAAAAGATGAACTCAAGGAAGGTGCAAAAATCGGCATTCCCAACAATCCATCCAATGAATTCCGTGCGCTGACCCTTTTGCAGGAGCAAGGCTTGATCAAGCTGAGGGACGGGCTGACCACGTATGAGGCGACGCCAAAGGACATCGTGGAAAATCCCAAGAAGCTGGAGTTTGTCGAAGCTGAGGCAGCGACCCTGCCGAGAGCTTTGCCCGATCTGGATGGAGCGATCATCAACACGAATGTCGTGCTGGAAGCCAAAATCGACCCGAATAGCGCCTTGTTCCGCGAAGGAGGGAATTCTCCGTACGCCAACGTGATCACGGTTCGAAAAGGCGACGAGAATCGTGACGAAATCAAAAAGCTGGACGCTGCCCTGACCACACCGGAAGTGAAGAAATTCATTGAGGACAAATACGGTGTAGCTGTGGTGCCCGCCTTTTAAACGAGCCCAGCAGGGAGGGTCATCATGATGAGGGAAAGCGATCCGATTACGATTCGCGACGCGGTGGCAGGTGATCGCGAACGTCTGGAAAAGCATCTGATCGAAGCGTATCGGCAGTATGAGCAGAAGCTGTCCGCCAAGCGCTGGGAGCTGTACAAAGAAGAGATGAAAAGGTCTGTGGCGGGTGAGCGCACCTTTGCCTTTCTCGTGGCGGGACTAGGGGATGAGATCGTCGGCAGCGTGCAGCTATTTGCTTCATCAGAGGCGGCATATGGCAAGCCGGAGCTGGCAATCCACTCCCCGATCATCCGTTTTCTGGCCGTATCTCCAAACGCGAGAGGGAAGGGGATTGCTGTCCAGCTGATTCGGGAGAGCATCCGGCGTTCCCTGGCGATCGGCGCTTCGACCTTGCATCTGCATACCACGGATATGATGGAAGCGGCAGTAAAGCTATACGAACGGCTCGGTTTTGAGCGGGCAGTCGAGAAGGACTTTTTTAACGGAGAGACGACCGTTAAAAGCTACCGCCTGCCATTGACCGAAGAAAAGGGCTTGCTGTCGTCGCTGAAAGCCTGATAAATCGAGGTTCCCCAGAGCAAAAAACCGCCCTGATTGACGGGCGGTTTATTTGACTTCGCAGGTATTGGAACTGTAGGACGTTCGGTTCGTCGCAATTACTTGGTGATGAGCTGCGGCTCGGTCTGTCCGAGACGGATGGTTTGCTCGGTCGGAATCCACATGCCTGTATTTTCGTCGCGTCCTTGGAGGACGACAGACGGGTTGGTTTTGCCCAGCTGTTCGGCTGCTTTGGCCGCCTGCTGCCCGATTTTGCCGCCTTTGACGCGATTGACCACCAGAGCGAGCTTGACGCTTGCCAGTTCTGTCATCATTTCAAAGTCGCCGTTGCTGTCGCCCGCTATGAAGATGGGGCCATGACCGTATTTTTTCTCCAGCACGGACTGGATCACTTCTGTTTTTCCGTGCCCTACGGTGATCGGGTAATTGGCTTGGTATTTGTTTGTGATCACGCCGTTTAGGGTGGCCAGACGCATCCCGATCACATTTTCCGAAGGCAGGTTGTAGCCGTATTTCGGCAGAGTCGCAAACACCCGCACGACATCCTCCAGAGAAGCGCTCACGACATAGACGTCAAACCCATTGGAACGGAAGGTATTCATCAGGTTTGCCACTTCAGAGGTGAGCCGCAGTCCGGTTGTATGGGAGACGGTTACGACCCCTGCTTTTCCGGCCAGAACTTTCGGACTTGTCCATGTCTCTTTTTGGATCGCCATGCCGAGGGCGGCGTCGTTGGAGGCTTCAGCCAGCTTGTGGATCTCATCGACAGTCATGTTGGTAAAGAGATAGAGCACCCATGGATAGCCGATGCTGGTGCTGTGTGTCTCGTTGATCGCTTCGTACAGGAAAAACAGCTTGGTGCGGAAATCCTCAAACTGCTCAGTCGCCGTCACTTCTTCCAGTGATTTGCTTCCCGAAAGTCCCTGGTAGCTGTCATACAGGTATTGGTAGTCAGCGACCAGGTCAGAAGCGATGGCGTCCAATGTCACTTGCCCGCCGTCTGCGTTTTGGTAACCATCAGCAAAGGGACCCTCCGGAACATTGGTGCGAATGACCTTGCCGAATTCTTCAGGCGTGAGCTTGTAGGCAAGGTGGTTAATCTGGTAGGCGAAGAGTGCTTCTTCGGTGTCGTTCATAATGCTGGTATTATCCCAGTCAAAAACGACGTACGGCTTTTTATTCGGATTGTAAGAAGAGCTTTTTACTCCCTGCTTTTCTATCAGCTCGTTTATGGCCTGATAGGTGGCCGGTGCCCATTTCCCCTTGTCCAGCACCTGAACCGCGGGGGATGCGTCCTTGGCCATAGCTGGCAGTTGCACCGCGAGCAGGGCTGCCATGATGATAAGGGTCACCCACCATTGGCTTCGTTTTGTCAGAACCTGCGACATGTAAATCATCCTCTCTTCTCTCTCTTTTTGAATCCGCTTCCAGCTTGTAATGCCAGTCACCCCCCGGCAAAAAAAATA of Brevibacillus choshinensis contains these proteins:
- a CDS encoding methionine ABC transporter permease codes for the protein MRDDLLELLWEGLLETLYMVFWSSLFALAIGIILGVTLVVTEKGGILEAPRLNKAIGTVINGVRSLPLIILIVLLLPLSRLIVGTSLGPTAAIVSLSIGAAPFLGRIIENSLKEVSAGKIEAAKAVGATPATIIFRVLIPEALPALVRGITIGIIGITEFTAVAGAIGAGGLGSLAIRFGYQRFREDVLIATVILIILLVQVIQWTGDSIAKSINKKRYKFE
- a CDS encoding MetQ/NlpA family ABC transporter substrate-binding protein; translation: MKKFAIFLSLFLFASLAAGCAKTEDSKALKVGIRGSESRTWEFVKEQAQKQGLNIELVQFNANVNPNTVLLEGDIDANAFQHVAFLDQFNQKNNSDIVPVGSTIIAPLGIYSDKFKKIEEIPDHAKIAVPNDDSNWGRSLVLLQEAGLIKVVDNFDGFGGADKIKENPKNLEIVPVDGATTPRVMKDVAASIINNGVAVEAGFFLKDSIFHESQTAKPYINVIATTKQNENKEDLKKLVQVYQSKEVSDFITKTYQGNYIPTQVTVEELKNFKSAYASK
- a CDS encoding amidohydrolase, translated to MGNPALEGLAAQLTPQLIHIRRHLHQYPEIAYEEVQTTRAIRGWLEEAGIRILGVPLQTGVVAEVSGREDGPTIALRADIDALPIQEETGLPYASRIAGKMHACGHDFHTAAVLGAAYLLKSQEERLKGTVRFIFQPAEEKGTGARQIVESGALRDVQAIFGLHNKPDLPVGTVGIRAGALMAAVDGFDIEVEGVGTHAAIPEAGIDPIVAAAQIVTSLQTIVSRNISPLHNAVVSVTSIHGGTAWNVLPDKVVLGGTVRTFQEEVRASIPGHFRRIIEGVTAAYGAKISLRWFEGPPPVNNDEALTQLSIAAAGKAGLQVVTPMPSPAGEDFAYYQKSIPGSFVFIGTSGIREWHHPGFTLDDSALRQSALYLAEAAIAASEKG
- a CDS encoding MetQ/NlpA family ABC transporter substrate-binding protein; translation: MSKKGLGVLFSVLVGVSVLVAGCGSGNQAAQTNQAAQTNQAAQTNQASAAEPKKEVTLKIGAAPVPHAEILEFIKPKLKEQGINLEVVILDDEGQLNPALKDNQIDANFFQHVPYLDSVKTEKGFDFAVAAKVHVEPIGFYSDKWKSKDELKEGAKIGIPNNPSNEFRALTLLQEQGLIKLRDGLTTYEATPKDIVENPKKLEFVEAEAATLPRALPDLDGAIINTNVVLEAKIDPNSALFREGGNSPYANVITVRKGDENRDEIKKLDAALTTPEVKKFIEDKYGVAVVPAF
- a CDS encoding LLM class flavin-dependent oxidoreductase; protein product: MAQKRQIHFSAYLVGTGIHVASWRLPSAQRNASIDLEFYKKMAQTAERGKFDIAFIADSLAVNEDSHPNILNRFEPTTLLAALAGATSKIGLVATASTTYHEPYNLARLFASVDHISNGRAGWNMVTTGDATGETGRNFSRQSHVEHDERYKQAEEFIDVVQGLWDSWEDDAFVQDKESGVYFDPQKLHRLHYKGQYYSVQGPLNIGRSRQGQPVIVQAGASEPGQRLAARTAEVVFSHVKDFEKAKAFYKSLKGKLADFGRTPDQLHILQGISPIVADSKEEAEAINRQLHDLLLPEQGLRFLSGYLGKVDFSKYTLDTPAAEVEFPPDNGIQSHFERMTELIQKENPTLRELYALLEGGVNRELVGTPEQIADVLEKWFTEGAADGFMFVAPILPQGLEDFVDKVVPILQERGLYRLDYEGDTLRDHLGLRKPVNRFAANSQVLTNVEA
- a CDS encoding methionine ABC transporter permease — encoded protein: MEVSSDQMLQAVYQTLYMVGVSLIFATIIGLPLGILLVVTRKGHILENQAIFSVLNPIINVFRSVPFIILLVAIIPLTRLIVGTSIGTTAAIVPLVIYTGPYIARLVENSLLEVNAGIIEAAESMGATPVQIIFRFLIPETLGSLVLSITTATIGLIGATAMAGAVGGGGIGDLAITYGYQRFSTITIVATVIVLIVFVQGIQSLGNRLARKIRRK
- a CDS encoding haloacid dehalogenase-like hydrolase, translated to MSQVLTKRSQWWVTLIIMAALLAVQLPAMAKDASPAVQVLDKGKWAPATYQAINELIEKQGVKSSSYNPNKKPYVVFDWDNTSIMNDTEEALFAYQINHLAYKLTPEEFGKVIRTNVPEGPFADGYQNADGGQVTLDAIASDLVADYQYLYDSYQGLSGSKSLEEVTATEQFEDFRTKLFFLYEAINETHSTSIGYPWVLYLFTNMTVDEIHKLAEASNDAALGMAIQKETWTSPKVLAGKAGVVTVSHTTGLRLTSEVANLMNTFRSNGFDVYVVSASLEDVVRVFATLPKYGYNLPSENVIGMRLATLNGVITNKYQANYPITVGHGKTEVIQSVLEKKYGHGPIFIAGDSNGDFEMMTELASVKLALVVNRVKGGKIGQQAAKAAEQLGKTNPSVVLQGRDENTGMWIPTEQTIRLGQTEPQLITK
- a CDS encoding methionine ABC transporter ATP-binding protein; amino-acid sequence: MVGIHKLNKTYKSAKGVITVLQDIDLHIEKGDIFGIIGFSGAGKSTLIRCLNRLEEPDSGRIEIGGKVVTNLSEKELRQARQKIGMIFQQFNLLDAKTVFQNVAFPLEVAGLPKRYIQQRVREILDLVQLGDKANVYPFQLSGGQKQRVGIARALVNEPELLLSDEATSALDPQTTYSILELLKDINRQLNLTIVLITHELDVLQHICNNMAVLEKGRIVETGAVEKFFLRPESDTARRFVSIIDHYRDRRNVMEGVGAGI
- a CDS encoding GNAT family N-acetyltransferase translates to MRESDPITIRDAVAGDRERLEKHLIEAYRQYEQKLSAKRWELYKEEMKRSVAGERTFAFLVAGLGDEIVGSVQLFASSEAAYGKPELAIHSPIIRFLAVSPNARGKGIAVQLIRESIRRSLAIGASTLHLHTTDMMEAAVKLYERLGFERAVEKDFFNGETTVKSYRLPLTEEKGLLSSLKA